The window AAACAAACTTCTCAGCTCCTCCTTCAAATCCATATTCCATGGAGACAACGGCAAGGCGCAAGGGTCTCATCTTGATTTTCCAGGTTCAAGGTTTTAGCCCCGTGGCAATGACCGTCCGCCCTAGCATAAGATCAAGGGAGTTAACGAGCTTGACGTAAGGGAGGTTCTCTTTTTGAATAGTCCGGTATTTCCATTGCTCCTTGAAAAAAGAGGCGGCCCCCAAGAATTTGATGGGGATATAAAAAAGGGAAAGGGCAAAAATCGAAGACCGCTGGTATTTATCCGTGGATACCTCTATATGAGAAAAACCCGCTTCGTGGAGGCCATGGACAATGTAAAAAAAATGGACAGGACTGATATGTCCATCCGTGTCCTCTCTCTGGATACGATCAAAAGGAAGAGGACCAAAAAGATTCCAAAACCCGAAAGAAAAAAAGCGGATTCGAGATTTAATGTTCAACAGGTTAGGAGTTGACAATATAACCAATCCCTGGGATTTTAACACCCTGTAAATCTCCCTCAAAAGCCTACGGAAATTTTCAAGGTGTTCGATGACTTCCGTACAAGTGACAATATCGAAAGTATGATCAGCATAAGGTAAGGGATCCGTATTAAGATCGACAATATCGACTTTCTGGCCCTCCACTTCCATGAGCTTGTCCGTGTAATCACAGGCAGAAGTATGGAAATCCCATTTTTCTTTTACCTGCCGAATAAGTTCGCCCTTGCCGCTTCCAATATCCAAGAGCCTGGCTTGAGAAGAAAAACGGCCCTTTTTTTTAATTTTTTCAAGAACCGAATCGTAAATCGCATAGGTGCTCATGTTTTCTTACCCAGGGATTTTCTCGAAACGCTAATCAAACTGCTTCCTCCAAAAATAACAGCAAAAGATTCATTGTCATCCATGCAGTATTTTTTTCTTCTCTCAGGAGGTTGAAGCCGACCATAAAACCAAACAAGAAGGCCGATAGGCCAAAGAAAAATAAGCTGCTTCCATTTGATCTTGTCTTTTTCCAAGAAAAGCGGCTTGAGCTCATTCCATTCGAGAATCTGCTTCATTTCAACCCATGTCATAAGGTTCTGATGATCGAAGCCGCTGCCGTTCTGTTTAAATTCCTCCGGAGAGATGAACCTATAAAAACAGCCACGGAAAAGATAGTTGAGCCGTTCTTCAAGGTTACAAATATTAGGCGTGGAAAGAATGAAATAGCCCCCCGGGCGAAGGACTCGAGAAACTTCCCGGACAAATTGAAACGGGTTTTCTAGATGTTCAATGCCTTCAAGAGAAACAACGAGGTCGAAAAAATCACTTTCAAAAGGAATGGCCTTGTTTAAATCGGCCCTCTTCCGAATAATGGAGGGTTCAATCGCTGCAGACTGATGCAGGTCGATATCCGCTCCATAGACCTTGTAGCCTTGATGATGCAAGTAGACGCTCAATGCCCCCGGACCCATGGGAACATCAAGGACCTTTGACCCAGGGGTTAAGTTCAATTTTTCTATGATTAAGGTCACGGCTTGGTGAATTTCTTCCCTTGCCCTCGGCTTAGGAATCATGGGTTCAACGATCAACCTTTTTTCCTTGTTCATCTTTCCTTTTCTCTTCCTTCAACTCTTACTCCTTGAGCTCCGGGTTAACAAGATCAAGTCTATATTTGGGTAAGCTTTGCGGATAATTTTGCCGCAGATAATCGATGATTTTTTCTCGAACAAAACAGCGAAGATCCCAAAGCTTGGAGGAATTTTCAGCACTCACCACGATACGCAGTTCCATTGCTTTATCGGTTGCATGGGTGACCTGGATGGAGGCTACTTTCTTGTCCCAAAGGGGACAATGGGAAAGAATGGCTTGGAGATGTTCGCGCAGAGGATCAACGGCTATGGAATAATCAACATAAATATGGACGGTTCCCAACAGTTCCGAAGAATTCCTCGTCCAATTTTCAAAAAGATTAGAGGTAAAATAACTGATGGGTAAGACCAACCTCCGATGATCCCATACATGCACGACGACATAGGTCAAGGTAATCTCTTCAATAGTTCCCCAATAACCCTGGACGACCACGACGTCTCCCAGTCTAATAGGTTGGGTAATAGCCAGTTGGATTCCTGCAAATATATTTGAGAAAATGTGCTGGGCGGCAAAGCCGACGATGATGCCTAAAACACCCGCGGAAGCAAGCATGCTTGTCCCGATGTGTTTCACTTCAGGGAATAACATCAACACGGAAGAAACGGCAAAAAGGATGATAAAAAAATAGAGAATCCTTTCGATGACCCTAACCTGGGTATAAACCTTCCTCTTTGTAAAATCGTTTTCCGCTTTTCGCCATTTATAGATAATAAATTCCCCGGAAACTGAAACCAGTTCGAAAAAAGAATAAGCCAATAACACAATCAGCAATATTTCAAGAATTTTATTGAGCACCAATCGTACCTGGGAGGGGAAAGGATAGATTTCTATGGCTCCAGCCATGCCGACGGCTGGAATGACGACATAAATGGCCCGGGCAATCCTGCTAATAACGATGTTCCCAAACTGCTCGCCGTTTCCAAACTTGCGTTTAACAAACTCCAAGTTGGTTTTAGCCAAGCGAAATAAAAAAAAGACAAAAGCTACATACCAGCCAAGAAATAATCCCCAAAACAGTCCTATAAAGGGAAGATCCAAAGAAAACTTCTTATTGAGATAGAAAGTAAGAAAGAGGGTTACCCCAATAGAAAGAGAAAAGAGAAAAGCCGTCCAGAAAGATACCCATAAACTTGAGCAAATCCCTTTTTTTATAAAGTCAGCCGGTTTATCTGCCGGTTCTGCCCTCAACCTTTTTGCAACCCAACCCCGCACCGGCTTCCCCAAGATAGAGAGGAGGAAAAATACTAAAAGCACAACCCCCAATTGGGTTAATGCGTAGAAAAGGGAAGAATCAAAGCCAAGCATCAGCTCCTCCTCTTTTAAATAGTAGTTATCAAGAAAAAAGATGACCCCTTAAATCTCTTGAAATAGTGCCTTCCTAGTTGATTTATACCCCTTACAAGAGAGGTTGACAACAAAGGACTTACCACCAGTAGGCTCCCGGTCCCCATCCCCAAGCGTGAAGGTTCCCCTCGGGCTGGTCAAACCAATTCGTCGAATTTTTCCCATAAACAATCGATTCTTTCCAAGGAATAATGGTTTTTACCTGGACAAGAGGGAAAAACGATTCAGCAATTAAACCTTGAGCTTTCCCTATGACATTTCCCCTAACCGTGACGGGGGTCCCCTCTCCAAATAATGTTGGATCCATATCATGGGAGATTTCGGCTATGAAGCGGCCTTCCGAAGGATAATCGATCAGGGGTCTACCGCTATCATCGACAGGAAGTTCGATGATTTCCATGTAGGTTTTGCCTCTTTTCTTATTCACAGCGGCAACGGTTCCACCGAGAAAAACCTTCTGCCCCCTGTATTCTTGGGGCTTTGCCATCAGTTTTAAAAAAGAGGGCTGCTTTTTTATACTTTCCATTTTGACATCGGTAAAGGGAGCGCAACTCGAGAATTCCAAGAGAATAAAAAGGATTGAAAATAAAATAAAAAGAGAAAACTCTTTATCCGTATTATACATTCGCTAAATTTTACATAATTTTAATTTATAAATTAATTTTTTTATTTAAAAAATTTCGTTTTCCTAGCTCAAGCTATGTGGCTCGTCAAGCTTTCTTTAAAAAAAACTTATACAATCGGAGTATTAGCCGTTCTCATTTTTTTCCTCGGTTTTTTTACCCTAAAAACAACCCCCACCGATATATTTCCCGAAATTAACATTCCCGTTGTCGTGGTCAGTTGGCAATACTTGGGGTTAGTCCCTACCGACATGGCCAATTATATAACGACATTTAGCGATTATCAGATCGCCAATTACGTGGACGGGGTCAAGCGAATAGATTCGAACATCTATTTTGGTTTTTCGGTAAGTAAAATTTATTTTCAGCCTTACGTGGACATCTCCATGGCGGTTGCCGAAATCACCGCCGTTCTCCAACCCATTATCAAAAGAATGCCTCCTGGGACGACTCCTCCCCTCATTTTTAAATTCAATGCTTCATCCGTCCCGGTTCTACAGATAGCTGTTTCAAGCTCCTCTCTCTCTGAACCCGCTCTTTATGACTATACGATCTGGCAGCTGCGCCGTGATCTTTTATCCGTTAAAGGAACAATGTTCCCCCCTCCATGGGGCGGAATTGTAAGGTGGATGACCGTGGACCTGGATCCTCATCAACTTCTAGCCAGGGGGATTTCAGCCCAGGATGCCGTGGACGCTCTTACCGGGCAGGTTCTGAATTATCCTTCCGGGGATGTCAAAATCGGGGATAGGGATTATTTTGTCACCCTCAACAATGTCCCAAAGAATCTTTTCGAAATCAATGATTTTCCTATAAAAAGAGTTTTTGATACTGATTTTGCTTATGTTCGAAGAAACATCAATGATCGAGTAATCTACTTTCGGGACGTGGGGACAGTCCATGATGGAGGGGTCCCCCAAGTGAACTTGGTCCGATTGAACGGTGTTCATGGCATTTTGATGACCACGCTCAAAACCATGGGGGCTTCGACTATTCAAATCGTTGATCAGATCAAATCCCTTCTCCCCGAAATCCGCAAAGCAAATCCAGATAAAAAAATTCAAGAACTCTTCGATCAATCCATATTTGTTCGTGCCGCTATAAAAGGGGTGGTGTTTGAGGCCGGCTCGGCTGCAATCCTGACAGGGCTCATGATCCTTTTATTCCTCAGAAGCCCAAGAAGCTCTTTCATCGTATTGACATCAATCCCTCTTTGTATTTTTGTGGCGTTGTTTCTTCTTAAACTACTAGGCCATACCTTAAACTTGATGACCCTTGGAGGCCTGGCCTTAGCGGTGGGAATACTCGTCGACGATGCAACGGTGGCAATTGAAAACATTCACCGGAACAAGGAATTAGGGAAACCTCCCCTGCAATCCATTATGGATGGCTCACAACAGATTGCCTTGCCTGCGCTAGTCGCAACGCTATCCATCTCCATAGTCTTTACTTCCGTCATTTTTCTTGACGGTCCTCCTCGATACCTTTTTATCCCCATGGCCCTTGCCGTCGTATTTGCCTTGCTTTTTTCCTACGTATTGTCTCGATCCCTCGTCCCCGCGATGGTTCTTTTGCTCGAATCCAAGGAAGATAAAGAAAGCAGGATAGACCGGCTTTTCTCCTTTTTTTATCCTATCCAAGCTTCTTTTTACCGAAACTTTGAAAGATTGCGCCTATCCTATGCAACAATCTTAAGGATGGTTCTATGCAACAGGAAGAAATTTTACATCGGCGTGTTTTTTTTCATAACGGGAAGCCTTCTCACCCTTCCTTTCATTGGCAGAGATTTCTTCCCGACGGTGGATGCGGGAATCATGCGTTTGCATGTTTATACCCCCACGGGAACGCGCCTGGAAAAAACAGAGGAGTATTTTTCCCGGATTGAAGCGTCTATAAAAAAAATAATTCCGCCTGCAGAACTCGAAACGATGGTGGATAACACGGGCCTACCGATCTATTTCATGGCCACCCTTGCCATGTCTGACTCCATGAACCAAGGCTCCTTTGATGGGGAAATCATGATTAATTTAAAGGAAAAGCATCGCCCTACCGCCTTCTACATGAAAAAAATAAGAAAAATTCTAAGAAAAGAGTTTCCGGATTGTATCTTCTTTTTTCAGCCCGCCGACATGGTTAACCAAGTCCTCAATTTTGGCGTACCTGCTCCCATCGACATCCAGGTTATCGGCACCGACGACAAGCTTACGTATCAATTTGCCCTCGAATCTCTTTCCAGAATCAAGGAAATTCCCGGGATAGTGGACGGCCACATCCATCAACGATTCGACTATCCCACCCTTCACCTCGAGGTAGACAAAGTCAGGGCCGTGGAGATGGGCCTTTTTCAAATCCACGTGGCCAACAACGTGCTCAATCAACTGTCGACCAGCTACATGGTCAAACCTACCTATTGGCCAGACCCAAAAACAACGATCAACTATCCCTTGCTCGTCTTCAGCCCGCAGATGAAGATCAACTCCATAAACGATCTATTGAATTTTCCCTTAACTTCGATTACTACCCCGTTTTTGGTAGGGGCTTCGCCTCCCGTCGAGTCCACGCAAACCCTCCTTGGTAACGTGTTAAATCCTGAACTTTTGGCCAATGTCGCCAAATTGATCCATACAACAGAACCGGCCATGGTGAGTCATTCGACGATGAAGCCCGTCTTCGATATCCTTTGCAATGTTCAAGACAGGGACCTTGGGGCGGTTGCTTCTGACATAGAAAAAAAACTCGATCCGTTGAGAAAAAAACTTCCCCCTCTTTAC is drawn from Methylacidiphilum infernorum V4 and contains these coding sequences:
- a CDS encoding class I SAM-dependent methyltransferase: MSTYAIYDSVLEKIKKKGRFSSQARLLDIGSGKGELIRQVKEKWDFHTSACDYTDKLMEVEGQKVDIVDLNTDPLPYADHTFDIVTCTEVIEHLENFRRLLREIYRVLKSQGLVILSTPNLLNIKSRIRFFSFGFWNLFGPLPFDRIQREDTDGHISPVHFFYIVHGLHEAGFSHIEVSTDKYQRSSIFALSLFYIPIKFLGAASFFKEQWKYRTIQKENLPYVKLVNSLDLMLGRTVIATGLKP
- a CDS encoding class I SAM-dependent methyltransferase — its product is MNKEKRLIVEPMIPKPRAREEIHQAVTLIIEKLNLTPGSKVLDVPMGPGALSVYLHHQGYKVYGADIDLHQSAAIEPSIIRKRADLNKAIPFESDFFDLVVSLEGIEHLENPFQFVREVSRVLRPGGYFILSTPNICNLEERLNYLFRGCFYRFISPEEFKQNGSGFDHQNLMTWVEMKQILEWNELKPLFLEKDKIKWKQLIFLWPIGLLVWFYGRLQPPERRKKYCMDDNESFAVIFGGSSLISVSRKSLGKKT
- a CDS encoding mechanosensitive ion channel family protein produces the protein MLGFDSSLFYALTQLGVVLLVFFLLSILGKPVRGWVAKRLRAEPADKPADFIKKGICSSLWVSFWTAFLFSLSIGVTLFLTFYLNKKFSLDLPFIGLFWGLFLGWYVAFVFFLFRLAKTNLEFVKRKFGNGEQFGNIVISRIARAIYVVIPAVGMAGAIEIYPFPSQVRLVLNKILEILLIVLLAYSFFELVSVSGEFIIYKWRKAENDFTKRKVYTQVRVIERILYFFIILFAVSSVLMLFPEVKHIGTSMLASAGVLGIIVGFAAQHIFSNIFAGIQLAITQPIRLGDVVVVQGYWGTIEEITLTYVVVHVWDHRRLVLPISYFTSNLFENWTRNSSELLGTVHIYVDYSIAVDPLREHLQAILSHCPLWDKKVASIQVTHATDKAMELRIVVSAENSSKLWDLRCFVREKIIDYLRQNYPQSLPKYRLDLVNPELKE
- a CDS encoding Slp family lipoprotein, which encodes MYNTDKEFSLFILFSILFILLEFSSCAPFTDVKMESIKKQPSFLKLMAKPQEYRGQKVFLGGTVAAVNKKRGKTYMEIIELPVDDSGRPLIDYPSEGRFIAEISHDMDPTLFGEGTPVTVRGNVIGKAQGLIAESFFPLVQVKTIIPWKESIVYGKNSTNWFDQPEGNLHAWGWGPGAYWW
- a CDS encoding efflux RND transporter permease subunit, producing the protein MWLVKLSLKKTYTIGVLAVLIFFLGFFTLKTTPTDIFPEINIPVVVVSWQYLGLVPTDMANYITTFSDYQIANYVDGVKRIDSNIYFGFSVSKIYFQPYVDISMAVAEITAVLQPIIKRMPPGTTPPLIFKFNASSVPVLQIAVSSSSLSEPALYDYTIWQLRRDLLSVKGTMFPPPWGGIVRWMTVDLDPHQLLARGISAQDAVDALTGQVLNYPSGDVKIGDRDYFVTLNNVPKNLFEINDFPIKRVFDTDFAYVRRNINDRVIYFRDVGTVHDGGVPQVNLVRLNGVHGILMTTLKTMGASTIQIVDQIKSLLPEIRKANPDKKIQELFDQSIFVRAAIKGVVFEAGSAAILTGLMILLFLRSPRSSFIVLTSIPLCIFVALFLLKLLGHTLNLMTLGGLALAVGILVDDATVAIENIHRNKELGKPPLQSIMDGSQQIALPALVATLSISIVFTSVIFLDGPPRYLFIPMALAVVFALLFSYVLSRSLVPAMVLLLESKEDKESRIDRLFSFFYPIQASFYRNFERLRLSYATILRMVLCNRKKFYIGVFFFITGSLLTLPFIGRDFFPTVDAGIMRLHVYTPTGTRLEKTEEYFSRIEASIKKIIPPAELETMVDNTGLPIYFMATLAMSDSMNQGSFDGEIMINLKEKHRPTAFYMKKIRKILRKEFPDCIFFFQPADMVNQVLNFGVPAPIDIQVIGTDDKLTYQFALESLSRIKEIPGIVDGHIHQRFDYPTLHLEVDKVRAVEMGLFQIHVANNVLNQLSTSYMVKPTYWPDPKTTINYPLLVFSPQMKINSINDLLNFPLTSITTPFLVGASPPVESTQTLLGNVLNPELLANVAKLIHTTEPAMVSHSTMKPVFDILCNVQDRDLGAVASDIEKKLDPLRKKLPPLYRIILSGQASSMNSAFQQLEFGILFAIILVYLLMVVNFQSWREPFIVLTALPIGACGVLWMLFLTRTTFSVPSLMGILMAVGVITSNSILLITFANQRVREGLSPLEASLEAGFTRFRPICMTALAMIIGMLPMSLGLSEGGEQYIPLGRAVIGGLLLGTAGTLFFVPSMFTTIRQRKP